The Chelonoidis abingdonii isolate Lonesome George chromosome 21, CheloAbing_2.0, whole genome shotgun sequence genome contains a region encoding:
- the LOC116830889 gene encoding uncharacterized protein LOC116830889: MQENYENVTSLAGDAMVCENEEQNSQQGNVEQVDKHRELSERLKRNVSKSHEPRNSCEIQHRPEREQGNHPGEKVGKCISCRGTQTDLNETTIQQEILMGKRKNTCTEGGKNLCDYSVLIKHQRIHTGERPFECHECGKCFTKSSSLSEHQRIHTGERPYECSECGKNFTHRSGFFRHLRIHRGERPYECNECGKSFNRSSHLIRHQIIHTRERAYKCNDCGKSFTKSSALSEHHKIHTGERLFECSVCGKTFNHSSHLIRHQRIHTGERPYECSDCRKSFTSSSTLSEHQRIHTGERPYQCSECGKTFNRSSNLFTHQRIHTGERPYQCILVMQGSGTLSHPSLHYVL, translated from the coding sequence CAGGTGATGCAATGGTGTGTGAGAATGAGGAGCAGAATTCTCAGCAGGGAAATGTTGAGCAAGTGGATAAACACAGAGAATTATCGGAGAGATTGAAAAGGAATGTGTCCAAGAGTCATGAACCGAGAAACTCCTGTGAGATTCAGCACAGACCAGAAAGAGAGCAGGGAAACCATCCAGGCGAGAAAGTGGGTAAATGTATTTCCTGTCGGGGAACTCAGACAGACCTCAACGAAACCACAATACAGCAGGAAATCCTcatgggaaagagaaaaaatacatgcACTGAAGGTGGGAAGAATTTATGTGACTACTCAGTCCTTAtaaagcatcagagaatccacacaggagaaaggcCCTTTGAatgccatgagtgtgggaaatgcttcacTAAGAGCTCAtccctttctgaacatcagagaatccacacaggggagaggccctatgaatgcagtgaatgtgggaaaaacttcactcACAGATCAGGCTTTTTTCGCCATCTGAGAATCCAcagaggggagaggccctatgaatgcaatgagtgtgggaaaagcttcaatcgcAGCTCGCACCTTATTAGGCATCAGATAATCCACACAAGAGAGAGGGCCTATAAATGCAATgattgtgggaaaagcttcactaagAGTTCAGCCCTTTCTGAACATCACAAAATCCACACTGGGGAGAGGCTCTTTGAATGCAGTGTgtgcgggaaaaccttcaatCACAGCTCACACCTTAttaggcatcagagaatccacacaggggagaggccctatgaatgcagtgactGTAGGAAAAGTTTCACTAGCAGCTCAACCCTCtctgaacatcagagaatccacacaggggagaggccctatcaatgcagtgagtgtgggaaaaccttcaatcGCAGCTCAAATCTTTTTactcatcagagaatccacacaggagagaggccctaTCAATGCATATTG